A single region of the Synechococcus sp. C9 genome encodes:
- a CDS encoding transposase, with the protein MARCWSIDSIDAPITPTSTRTGKKKSQWTTLIIIDSQAVKNTCNASIDSKGYCFYKATNGIKRHLAVDTLGFPFFTHCTPAHVSDDVGLVEMLTLNMDYFRAKPVTIPKITILLDRGYHINFLIKELEQIYPEIMTIAKHTKVDMIWVAGRSPTLVPQNLKATTLTYLAIKSALNCQRSRQNKRNQALCL; encoded by the coding sequence ATGGCGAGATGCTGGAGCATTGACTCAATTGATGCACCGATTACACCAACAAGTACGAGAACAGGTAAAAAAAAATCCCAATGGACAACCCTAATCATCATTGACTCCCAAGCGGTAAAAAATACTTGTAATGCGAGTATTGATTCTAAAGGATATTGTTTCTACAAAGCCACTAATGGTATCAAGCGACATCTAGCTGTAGATACCCTTGGGTTTCCTTTTTTCACTCATTGTACGCCTGCCCATGTATCGGATGATGTGGGATTAGTGGAAATGCTGACCCTAAATATGGATTATTTTAGAGCCAAGCCGGTGACGATTCCCAAAATTACGATTTTGTTAGACCGGGGGTATCATATTAACTTTTTAATCAAAGAATTGGAGCAGATTTATCCAGAAATTATGACTATAGCTAAGCATACAAAGGTTGACATGATATGGGTCGCTGGGCGTAGCCCCACATTGGTTCCCCAGAATCTTAAGGCGACAACCTTAACCTACCTAGCTATAAAATCCGCTTTGAATTGTCAACGAAGCCGTCAAAACAAAAGAAATCAGGCTTTGTGCCTGTGA